One window of the Natrinema sp. CBA1119 genome contains the following:
- the argC gene encoding N-acetyl-gamma-glutamyl-phosphate reductase codes for MADGTETGADANAETVTASVIGGSGFTGGELLRLLAGHPNFDITEVTSRSKAGKSVGSVHPPLRGSDLRFTEPEDLESVDVLFAATPHGVSMGRIDDFFDIADTVVDLSADFRLESEAQYEEWYDGHEAPEYLEKAEYALPEINRENLEGADLIAGGGCNATATILGLYPLFEHGILEGGEQIVVDVKVGSSEGGAGGGEASSHPERSGVVRPYAPTGHRHEAEIEQFLDTSVAFTCHAVDMVRGASATNHVFPSGPVSKGDLWQAYRGCYEDEPFVRMAAGGSGVYRYPEPKAVAGTNLAEVGFELDPSNKRIVVFSAIDNMMKGSAGQAVHAANVALGLEETAGLEFTGLHPVGAP; via the coding sequence ATGGCGGACGGCACCGAGACCGGCGCGGACGCAAACGCCGAGACCGTCACCGCAAGCGTCATCGGCGGGAGCGGCTTCACGGGCGGCGAGCTCCTGCGACTGCTCGCTGGCCATCCGAATTTCGATATTACGGAGGTCACGAGCCGTTCGAAAGCCGGCAAGAGCGTGGGCTCCGTCCACCCGCCCCTGCGCGGCTCGGACCTGCGCTTTACCGAGCCCGAGGATCTCGAGTCCGTCGACGTGCTGTTCGCGGCGACACCACACGGTGTCTCCATGGGCCGGATCGACGATTTTTTCGACATTGCAGACACCGTCGTCGACCTCTCGGCGGACTTCCGGCTCGAGAGCGAAGCCCAGTACGAGGAGTGGTACGACGGGCACGAGGCTCCCGAGTACCTCGAGAAGGCCGAATATGCACTTCCCGAGATCAATCGGGAGAACCTCGAGGGCGCGGACCTCATCGCGGGCGGCGGCTGTAACGCCACCGCGACCATTTTGGGCCTCTACCCGCTGTTCGAACACGGCATTCTCGAGGGCGGCGAGCAGATCGTCGTCGACGTGAAAGTAGGGTCGTCGGAGGGCGGCGCCGGCGGCGGCGAGGCCTCGAGCCACCCCGAGCGCTCGGGCGTCGTCCGTCCGTACGCGCCGACCGGCCACCGCCACGAGGCCGAGATCGAGCAGTTCCTCGACACCTCGGTCGCCTTCACCTGTCACGCCGTGGACATGGTCCGCGGCGCGAGTGCGACGAACCACGTCTTCCCCTCGGGACCGGTCTCGAAGGGTGACCTCTGGCAGGCCTATCGGGGCTGCTACGAGGACGAGCCGTTCGTTCGCATGGCCGCCGGCGGCTCCGGCGTCTACCGCTACCCCGAACCCAAGGCGGTCGCCGGGACGAATCTGGCCGAGGTCGGCTTCGAACTCGACCCATCGAACAAGCGCATCGTCGTCTTCTCTGCCATCGACAACATGATGAAAGGCTCGGCGGGACAGGCGGTCCACGCCGCCAACGTCGCGCTGGGACTCGAGGAGACGGCCGGACTCGAGTTCACGGGGCTCCACCCCGTGGGGGCACCCTGA
- a CDS encoding acetylglutamate/acetylaminoadipate kinase has translation MTTVVKIGGARAVDPEGALSDVASLVENGEDVVLTHGGSTAVDETLEELDEEPTYVETPGGVVGRFTDERTMDVFKMVMPGKLNTDLVESLHNEGVDAVGLSGTDGKLLCGKRKSAVRVKEDGKKKIKRGDHSGTIESVNADLLETVLAGGYTPVVSVPVLGKEKGGGYTAVNADADRAAAAIAGALEADLVVLTDVSGIYEDPDDESTRIESASTPDEFEAVKDAAEGFMTKKVMAAEEALEGGASSVIVATANADEPITSALAGEGTTLEPGALADADADETAQEAAE, from the coding sequence ATGACTACGGTAGTGAAAATTGGCGGCGCTCGAGCCGTCGATCCCGAAGGCGCACTTTCCGATGTGGCTTCGCTGGTCGAAAACGGAGAGGATGTCGTTCTCACGCACGGTGGTTCGACCGCCGTCGACGAGACGCTCGAGGAACTCGACGAGGAACCGACCTACGTCGAGACACCCGGCGGCGTCGTCGGCCGCTTTACCGACGAGCGCACCATGGACGTCTTCAAGATGGTGATGCCGGGTAAGCTCAACACCGATCTGGTCGAGAGCCTGCACAACGAGGGCGTCGACGCGGTCGGTCTCTCGGGCACGGACGGCAAACTACTCTGCGGCAAGCGCAAGTCCGCCGTCCGCGTCAAAGAGGACGGCAAGAAGAAGATAAAGCGCGGCGACCACTCGGGCACGATCGAGTCGGTCAACGCCGACCTGCTCGAGACGGTGCTCGCGGGCGGCTACACGCCCGTCGTCTCCGTTCCGGTGCTCGGGAAGGAGAAGGGCGGCGGCTATACTGCAGTCAACGCCGACGCCGACCGCGCCGCGGCCGCGATCGCCGGCGCACTCGAGGCCGATCTGGTCGTCCTCACCGATGTCTCGGGGATCTACGAGGACCCCGACGACGAGTCGACGCGTATCGAGTCGGCGTCCACGCCCGACGAGTTCGAGGCCGTCAAAGACGCTGCTGAAGGGTTCATGACGAAGAAGGTCATGGCAGCCGAGGAGGCCCTCGAGGGTGGCGCGTCATCGGTTATCGTCGCGACGGCCAACGCCGACGAACCGATCACCAGCGCGCTCGCGGGCGAGGGGACGACCCTCGAGCCCGGCGCGCTCGCTGATGCGGATGCAGACGAGACGGCACAGGAGGCCGCAGAATGA
- a CDS encoding aspartate aminotransferase family protein: protein MSDLDFISGSKPIGIERGEGPFLYTADGTEYVDAGASFACTPLGHSHPAVVEAVQEQVGELTFVDSSYPVQSREDAYASFVASTPDGLESAWFCNSGTEANEAALKFARSATGNSKIVAATRSFHGRTMGALAATWKDKYKKPFEPLAGDVEFVPYGDGEELAAAVDDETAAVILEPIQGEGGINVPPAGYLETARECTDEAGAALVFDEVQTGMGRTGSMWACQNAGVTPDVLTTAKGLGNGLPVGAVAVRDWIADGAASHNATFSGGPVVAAAVHATVSTLVEEEWPAHAAEIGDYLVTELEAAVGDEVREIRGDGLLVGVELKRGANRVARDLAMNQQVLALPAGRTVLRLLPPLVIDETEADRLVDALTAVVASDTES from the coding sequence ATGAGCGACCTCGACTTTATCTCCGGGAGCAAGCCGATCGGCATCGAGCGCGGCGAAGGGCCGTTCCTCTACACTGCCGACGGGACGGAGTACGTCGACGCCGGCGCGAGTTTCGCGTGCACGCCGCTGGGTCACTCCCACCCCGCGGTCGTGGAAGCCGTCCAGGAGCAAGTCGGCGAACTGACCTTCGTCGACTCCTCGTATCCCGTTCAATCGCGCGAGGACGCCTACGCCTCGTTCGTCGCGTCGACGCCGGACGGACTCGAGTCCGCCTGGTTCTGTAACTCCGGGACCGAGGCCAACGAGGCCGCGCTGAAGTTCGCCCGGTCCGCCACGGGGAATTCGAAGATCGTCGCCGCGACCCGCTCGTTCCACGGACGGACCATGGGGGCGCTCGCTGCGACCTGGAAGGACAAGTACAAAAAGCCCTTCGAGCCGCTGGCCGGTGACGTGGAGTTCGTCCCCTACGGCGACGGCGAGGAACTCGCGGCCGCCGTGGACGACGAGACCGCGGCCGTCATCCTCGAGCCAATCCAGGGCGAAGGCGGGATCAACGTTCCACCCGCGGGCTACCTCGAGACCGCCCGCGAGTGCACCGACGAGGCCGGCGCGGCGCTCGTCTTCGACGAGGTCCAGACCGGCATGGGCCGGACGGGCTCGATGTGGGCCTGCCAAAACGCGGGCGTCACGCCGGACGTGCTCACGACGGCGAAGGGGCTGGGCAACGGACTCCCCGTCGGCGCGGTCGCGGTCCGAGACTGGATCGCTGACGGCGCAGCCTCGCACAACGCCACGTTCAGCGGCGGCCCCGTCGTCGCCGCGGCGGTTCACGCGACCGTCTCGACGCTGGTCGAGGAGGAGTGGCCCGCCCACGCAGCCGAGATCGGCGACTATCTGGTCACCGAACTCGAGGCCGCGGTCGGCGACGAGGTCCGCGAGATCCGTGGCGACGGGCTGCTCGTCGGCGTCGAGTTGAAACGCGGCGCGAACCGCGTCGCCCGCGATCTGGCGATGAATCAGCAGGTGCTGGCGCTGCCCGCGGGTCGGACCGTCCTGCGACTGCTCCCGCCGCTCGTGATCGACGAGACGGAGGCGGACCGGCTCGTGGACGCGCTGACCGCGGTCGTCGCATCCGACACCGAATCATGA
- a CDS encoding [LysW]-lysine hydrolase, translated as MNANSSEPTDVTAADARELLIDLVSIPSPTREEREAAKRLVDFFEAHDREVWIDAVGNVRAPADDAVLLTSHIDTVPGDIPVEVEETGDDEILWGRGSVDATGPLAAMAAAAVRTGVSFVGVVGEEIDSKGSRYLIDDRDESPDAVVNGEPSGADGITLGYRGLIAGTYVATSESGHTSRPDPNAIQHAVRWWSAVEDRFEGDEYEPVFEQVTTKPVDIEGGVSDDGLSVEATMDIQLRVPPALDVGTVREAAEAELEVGTVTWKDKVPPVMMSSRTAVARAFRVAIRKEGGDPRLVRKTGTSDMNIYAGAWDCPMVTYGPGNSDLDHAPDERLPLSEFDQSVSVLERVARTLSEE; from the coding sequence ATGAACGCGAACTCGAGCGAACCGACGGACGTGACGGCGGCGGACGCCCGGGAGCTGTTGATCGATCTCGTTTCGATCCCATCGCCCACCCGCGAGGAACGGGAGGCGGCCAAGCGCCTCGTGGACTTCTTCGAGGCACACGACCGAGAGGTCTGGATCGACGCGGTCGGGAACGTCCGCGCGCCGGCGGACGACGCCGTGTTGTTGACCTCGCACATCGACACCGTACCGGGGGACATTCCCGTCGAGGTCGAAGAGACCGGCGACGACGAGATTCTTTGGGGACGCGGCAGCGTCGACGCGACGGGGCCCCTCGCCGCGATGGCGGCCGCCGCCGTCCGCACCGGCGTCTCCTTCGTCGGCGTCGTCGGCGAGGAGATCGACTCGAAAGGGTCGCGCTACCTGATCGACGACCGTGACGAGTCACCGGACGCCGTCGTCAACGGCGAACCGTCCGGTGCAGACGGGATCACCCTGGGCTATCGCGGCCTGATCGCCGGCACGTACGTCGCGACCAGCGAGTCCGGCCACACCTCCCGGCCGGATCCGAACGCGATCCAGCACGCCGTCCGCTGGTGGTCTGCCGTCGAGGACCGCTTCGAAGGCGACGAGTACGAACCGGTCTTCGAACAGGTGACGACCAAGCCAGTCGACATCGAAGGCGGCGTCAGCGACGACGGCCTCTCCGTCGAAGCGACGATGGACATCCAGTTGCGCGTGCCGCCGGCGCTCGACGTCGGGACCGTTCGCGAAGCCGCGGAGGCCGAACTCGAGGTCGGGACCGTGACCTGGAAGGACAAGGTCCCGCCGGTGATGATGAGTTCGCGAACGGCGGTCGCACGGGCGTTTCGCGTCGCCATCCGCAAGGAGGGTGGCGATCCTCGCCTGGTGCGAAAGACCGGAACGAGCGACATGAACATCTACGCCGGGGCCTGGGACTGCCCGATGGTCACCTACGGGCCGGGCAACTCGGACCTCGATCACGCGCCCGATGAACGACTGCCGTTGTCGGAGTTCGACCAGTCGGTATCGGTCCTCGAGCGCGTCGCGCGGACGCTCAGTGAAGAGTGA
- the argF gene encoding ornithine carbamoyltransferase, with product MTIDTDDTRPRHFLDVDDLSEEELFAVLDRADEYKRAVEAGEDHADLSGQTLGMLFQKASTRTRVSFETGMTQLGGHAIFLGEDDIQLGRGEPLKDTSRALSRYVDAVMARVFKHENIEVLAEYSSVPIVNGLTDDAHPCQTLADLLTIREHADGFEDVSAAWIGDGNNVAQSFALGCALTDVDLTIATPEGYEVDDAVLERARELGGDPTATTDPVEAVTDADIIYTDVWISMGQEDERDVRMDDFAGFQVSSELLEHAPDASVMHCLPAHRGEEITDEVIEGERSIVFDQAENRLHAQKALLSWLLE from the coding sequence ATGACGATAGATACCGACGACACACGGCCGAGACATTTCCTCGACGTCGACGATCTCTCCGAGGAGGAACTGTTCGCAGTTCTCGACAGAGCCGACGAGTACAAACGCGCCGTCGAAGCCGGCGAGGACCACGCCGACCTGTCCGGACAGACGCTGGGGATGCTCTTCCAGAAGGCGAGTACCCGCACCCGGGTCTCCTTCGAGACGGGGATGACACAACTCGGCGGGCACGCGATCTTCCTCGGGGAAGACGACATCCAGCTCGGGCGGGGCGAACCGCTGAAAGACACGTCGCGTGCGCTCTCGCGGTACGTCGACGCGGTGATGGCTCGCGTCTTCAAACACGAAAACATCGAAGTGCTCGCGGAGTACTCCTCGGTTCCGATCGTCAACGGACTCACGGATGACGCTCACCCATGTCAGACGCTCGCGGATCTGCTGACGATCCGCGAGCACGCAGACGGCTTCGAGGATGTCTCGGCGGCCTGGATCGGCGACGGCAACAACGTCGCCCAATCGTTCGCGCTCGGCTGTGCGCTGACGGACGTCGATCTGACGATCGCGACGCCCGAGGGGTACGAGGTCGACGACGCCGTCCTCGAGCGGGCCCGCGAACTCGGCGGCGATCCGACGGCCACGACAGATCCCGTCGAGGCAGTCACCGATGCCGATATCATCTATACGGACGTCTGGATCAGCATGGGCCAGGAGGACGAACGCGACGTCCGCATGGACGATTTCGCGGGCTTCCAGGTCAGCTCGGAGCTGCTCGAGCACGCCCCCGATGCGTCGGTCATGCACTGTCTTCCAGCCCACCGCGGCGAGGAGATCACCGACGAGGTCATCGAGGGCGAGCGCTCCATCGTCTTCGACCAGGCGGAAAATCGGCTGCACGCCCAGAAGGCGTTGTTGAGCTGGCTGCTCGAGTGA
- the thrC gene encoding threonine synthase → MSLSLSTDQPEQPADADDGVWLECIECGDTFAPFDDVRYTCDECDGLLEVRYADLPTFDDFEGEGVWRYADALPFESGVSIQEGATPLYEVPRLEDDIGVETLRIKHEGMNPTGSFKDRGMTVGVRVAEELGVSRLACASTGNTSAALAAYGSRGGMQTLVLLPAGKVAAGKIAQASLHGARILEVDGNFDACLDIVQELAGQGEAYLLNSLNPFRLEGQKTIGLEILEGFLADYDTVPDRIVLPVGNAGNTSALYKAFRELVQAGELEESEVPKLTGVQAEGAAPMVEAIENGADEVRRWDDVETRATAIRIGNPVNAPKALPGIRETGGTAVAVSDEAITEAQRDLAGEGIGVEPASAASVAGLRKLRAEGIVDDDERVACLTTGHLLKDPDAAAAAGSEPEPVPADTEGVLDHLQE, encoded by the coding sequence ATGAGTCTCAGTCTCTCGACCGATCAACCGGAACAACCTGCGGACGCCGACGATGGCGTCTGGCTCGAGTGCATCGAGTGCGGCGACACCTTCGCCCCCTTCGACGATGTCCGATACACGTGCGACGAGTGTGACGGGCTGCTCGAGGTCCGCTACGCCGACCTGCCTACCTTCGACGACTTCGAGGGTGAGGGCGTCTGGCGCTACGCCGACGCGCTGCCGTTCGAATCGGGCGTCTCGATTCAGGAAGGGGCGACGCCGCTGTACGAGGTCCCCCGCCTCGAGGACGATATCGGCGTCGAGACCCTGCGGATCAAACACGAGGGGATGAACCCGACCGGCTCGTTCAAGGACCGCGGGATGACCGTCGGCGTGCGGGTCGCCGAAGAACTCGGCGTCAGCCGACTGGCCTGTGCTTCGACGGGTAACACCAGCGCCGCGCTGGCTGCCTACGGCTCCCGCGGCGGGATGCAGACGCTCGTGCTCCTCCCCGCCGGCAAGGTCGCCGCCGGCAAGATCGCCCAGGCGAGCCTCCACGGTGCGCGCATCCTCGAGGTCGACGGCAACTTCGACGCCTGTCTGGATATCGTTCAGGAACTCGCGGGGCAGGGCGAGGCCTACCTGCTGAACTCGCTGAATCCCTTCCGGCTCGAGGGCCAGAAGACGATCGGCCTCGAGATCCTCGAGGGCTTCCTCGCCGATTACGACACCGTCCCGGACCGGATCGTGCTGCCGGTCGGCAACGCGGGTAACACGTCGGCGCTGTACAAGGCGTTCCGCGAACTCGTCCAGGCGGGCGAACTCGAGGAGAGCGAGGTCCCGAAACTGACCGGGGTCCAGGCCGAGGGTGCCGCGCCGATGGTCGAAGCGATCGAGAACGGGGCCGACGAAGTCCGGCGCTGGGACGACGTCGAGACGCGCGCGACCGCGATCCGTATCGGGAACCCGGTCAACGCGCCGAAAGCGCTGCCCGGCATCCGCGAGACCGGCGGGACCGCCGTCGCGGTCTCCGACGAGGCAATCACCGAGGCCCAGCGCGACCTCGCGGGCGAGGGGATCGGTGTCGAGCCCGCCTCGGCTGCTTCCGTCGCCGGCCTCCGAAAACTCCGCGCCGAGGGAATTGTCGACGACGACGAACGCGTCGCCTGTCTCACCACCGGTCACCTGCTCAAGGATCCCGACGCCGCCGCTGCGGCGGGGAGCGAACCCGAACCCGTGCCGGCCGACACCGAAGGCGTACTCGACCATCTTCAGGAGTAA
- a CDS encoding transcription initiation factor IIB family protein encodes MANADASVVCPECDGRLRKRDTEIVCEECGLVSAEDAIDRGPEWRSFDDEDSDPRRTGAPLTRSRHDRGLSTEIGYGSGSSSGYSSRLTGRKRRQIARLRREHNRARISSKAERNQVYGFAEIRRITALLSLPDSAREQSCALFESAQSEDLLQGRSLEGFAAAAIYATCRTRSIARTTDEIAAVARADSDELTVAYDALNRELGLPTGPIDPTQYLPRYASKLELGQAVERRAREHINTLLEAGLIGGRNPSGVAAACLYKAAGERDEWPSLTQTAAAEVADVAAVTIRSTVTNLREL; translated from the coding sequence ATGGCAAATGCTGATGCGTCTGTAGTCTGTCCTGAATGTGATGGCAGATTGCGAAAGAGGGATACTGAAATAGTCTGTGAGGAGTGTGGGCTCGTTTCGGCAGAGGACGCGATCGATCGCGGTCCCGAGTGGCGGTCGTTCGACGACGAGGACAGCGACCCGAGACGTACTGGAGCCCCGCTGACCCGCTCGAGACACGATCGCGGGCTCTCGACGGAGATCGGATACGGCTCCGGCTCGAGTTCGGGGTACAGTTCTCGGTTGACCGGCAGAAAACGACGGCAGATCGCTCGATTACGCCGAGAGCACAACCGCGCTCGAATCTCCTCGAAAGCCGAACGAAATCAGGTGTACGGATTCGCAGAGATCAGGCGGATCACCGCCTTGCTCTCACTACCGGACTCCGCCAGAGAGCAATCCTGTGCGCTCTTCGAGTCCGCTCAGTCCGAGGACCTCCTGCAGGGCCGGTCGCTGGAAGGCTTCGCCGCCGCCGCGATCTACGCGACCTGTCGGACGCGCTCGATCGCCCGAACGACCGACGAAATCGCCGCCGTCGCGCGCGCCGACAGCGACGAACTCACCGTCGCCTACGATGCCTTGAACCGTGAACTCGGTCTGCCGACGGGGCCGATCGATCCCACGCAGTATCTCCCGCGGTACGCATCGAAACTCGAGCTTGGACAGGCGGTTGAACGGCGTGCGCGAGAGCATATCAATACCTTACTCGAGGCCGGACTGATTGGCGGCCGTAATCCAAGCGGGGTCGCGGCGGCCTGTCTCTACAAGGCAGCCGGCGAACGAGATGAGTGGCCGTCACTGACCCAGACCGCTGCGGCCGAGGTCGCCGACGTCGCAGCCGTGACGATTCGATCAACCGTCACGAACCTCAGAGAACTCTAA
- a CDS encoding minichromosome maintenance protein MCM: protein MAQAGNSELVDSFEQFFRNYYDNEIKQLAQQYPNEQRSLHIDWQDLYRFDPDLADDFIAQPEQLQRYAEEALRLYDLPIDVSLGQAHVRIRNLPETESPEIREIRARDMNSLVQVHGIIRKATDVRPKIEEAAFECQLCGTLSRIPQSSGDFQEPHECQGCERQGPFRVNFDQSEFIDSQKLRVQESPEGLRGGETPQALDINIEDDITGEVTPGDHVSAIGVLRLEQQGDQQDKSPVFDFYMEGISVEVDEEQFEDMDITGEDKEEIVRLSSSEGIYEKMVASIAPSIYGYDQEKLSMILQLFSGVTKQLPDGSRIRGDLHMLLIGDPGTGKSQMLAYIENIAPRAVYTSGKGSSSAGLTAAAVRDDFGDGQQWSLEAGALVLADRGIAAIDELDKMRPEDRSAMHEALEQQKISVSKAGINATLKSRCSLLGAANPKYGRFDQYEPISEQIDLEPALISRFDLIFTVTDTPDEEKDRNLAEHIITTNYAGELTTQREEMPSMDVSQSEIDEMTAQVDPEIEAELLRKYIAYSKQNCHPRMTEEAREAIRDFYVDLRAKGTDDDAPVPVTARKLEALVRLSEASARVRLSDTVEQADAERVIEIVRSCLQDIGVDPETGEFDADIVEAGTSKSQRDRIKNLKQLIGDIEEEYDDGAPVDIVLERAEEIGMDHSKAEHEIDKLKQKGEVYEPSTDSLRTT from the coding sequence ATGGCGCAAGCGGGAAATTCCGAACTCGTCGACTCTTTCGAGCAGTTCTTTCGCAACTACTACGACAACGAGATCAAACAGCTTGCCCAGCAGTATCCCAACGAGCAGCGGTCGCTCCACATCGACTGGCAGGACCTCTACCGGTTTGATCCCGATCTCGCGGACGACTTCATCGCACAGCCCGAACAACTCCAGCGCTACGCCGAGGAGGCGCTCCGGCTGTATGACCTCCCGATCGACGTGAGCCTCGGACAGGCTCACGTCCGGATCCGAAACCTCCCGGAGACGGAATCCCCCGAGATCCGAGAGATCCGCGCGCGAGACATGAACTCCCTCGTGCAAGTTCACGGAATCATCCGCAAGGCCACCGACGTTCGCCCCAAAATCGAGGAAGCCGCCTTCGAGTGCCAGCTCTGTGGCACCCTCTCTCGAATCCCCCAATCCAGCGGTGACTTTCAGGAGCCCCACGAGTGTCAGGGCTGCGAACGGCAAGGACCCTTCCGCGTCAACTTCGATCAATCCGAGTTCATCGACTCACAGAAACTCCGCGTTCAGGAGAGCCCCGAGGGGCTGCGCGGCGGGGAAACTCCACAGGCCCTCGACATCAACATCGAGGACGACATCACCGGCGAGGTCACCCCGGGCGACCACGTCTCGGCGATCGGCGTTTTGCGACTCGAGCAACAGGGCGACCAGCAGGACAAATCCCCTGTCTTCGACTTCTATATGGAGGGGATCTCCGTCGAGGTAGACGAAGAGCAGTTCGAGGATATGGACATCACCGGCGAGGACAAAGAGGAGATCGTTCGACTCTCGAGCTCCGAGGGGATCTACGAGAAGATGGTCGCCTCCATCGCGCCCTCCATCTACGGCTACGATCAAGAGAAGCTCTCGATGATCCTCCAGTTGTTCTCGGGCGTGACCAAGCAGTTGCCGGATGGCTCGAGGATTCGGGGGGACCTCCATATGTTGCTCATCGGTGATCCGGGTACCGGAAAGAGCCAGATGCTCGCATACATCGAAAACATCGCACCGCGGGCCGTCTACACATCCGGTAAAGGTTCGTCCTCAGCGGGGCTCACCGCCGCAGCCGTTCGCGACGATTTCGGCGACGGCCAACAGTGGAGCCTCGAGGCCGGCGCGCTCGTCCTCGCGGATCGGGGAATCGCCGCCATCGACGAGTTGGACAAAATGCGACCGGAAGACAGGAGTGCCATGCACGAGGCCCTCGAGCAACAGAAGATCTCGGTCTCGAAGGCGGGGATCAACGCGACCCTCAAGTCCCGCTGTTCGCTGCTCGGCGCGGCCAACCCCAAGTACGGCCGATTCGACCAGTACGAGCCGATCAGCGAGCAGATCGATCTCGAGCCGGCGCTGATCTCGCGGTTCGACCTGATCTTTACGGTCACGGACACCCCCGACGAGGAAAAAGACCGCAACCTCGCCGAACACATCATCACGACAAACTACGCCGGCGAGTTGACGACTCAGCGCGAGGAGATGCCCTCGATGGACGTCAGTCAGAGCGAAATCGACGAGATGACCGCGCAGGTCGATCCGGAGATCGAGGCCGAACTCCTGCGGAAGTACATCGCCTACTCGAAGCAAAACTGCCATCCGCGCATGACCGAGGAGGCCCGTGAGGCGATCCGGGACTTCTACGTTGACCTGCGCGCGAAGGGGACCGACGATGACGCACCGGTCCCGGTAACGGCACGGAAACTCGAAGCGCTGGTGCGCCTCTCGGAGGCCAGCGCCCGCGTTCGGCTATCGGATACGGTCGAGCAGGCCGACGCCGAACGCGTCATCGAGATCGTCAGATCGTGTCTGCAGGACATCGGCGTCGATCCCGAGACCGGCGAGTTCGACGCGGACATCGTCGAAGCCGGGACATCGAAGTCCCAGCGCGACCGTATCAAGAACCTCAAGCAACTGATCGGCGACATCGAGGAGGAGTACGACGACGGCGCGCCGGTTGACATCGTCCTCGAGCGGGCCGAGGAGATCGGCATGGATCACTCGAAGGCTGAACACGAGATCGACAAGCTCAAACAGAAAGGCGAGGTTTACGAGCCGAGTACGGACTCGCTCCGAACGACGTAA
- a CDS encoding DUF502 domain-containing protein → MVVLTFIRSAISPVTAGVTYLLADEPPALAIEFVTLLSLLGVFLLVDLVAEHTGKYLSKRVHAVMETIPAVSTVYESVRRASRLLVDDDTDQFQDVKLVEFPHEGAYILGFLTAETPPVVKASADEDEMVTTTVPLAPNPATNGYVMHMPTEKVHEVDLTVEEAFRSIATLGVAADSLGETASGAD, encoded by the coding sequence ATGGTCGTCCTCACCTTCATTCGCAGTGCGATCTCGCCGGTGACCGCCGGCGTCACCTATCTCTTGGCCGACGAACCGCCGGCTCTGGCAATCGAGTTCGTGACGCTGCTCTCGCTGCTCGGTGTCTTCCTGCTGGTCGACCTCGTCGCGGAGCACACCGGCAAATACCTCTCGAAACGAGTCCACGCGGTGATGGAGACGATCCCCGCCGTCAGCACCGTTTACGAGAGCGTTCGCCGGGCCAGTCGGCTGCTTGTCGATGACGACACGGACCAGTTCCAGGACGTGAAACTCGTCGAGTTCCCCCACGAAGGCGCGTACATACTCGGTTTTCTCACCGCGGAGACGCCTCCCGTCGTCAAAGCCAGCGCGGACGAAGACGAGATGGTGACGACCACGGTCCCGCTCGCGCCGAATCCGGCGACGAACGGCTACGTCATGCACATGCCGACCGAGAAAGTCCACGAGGTCGACCTGACCGTCGAGGAGGCGTTCCGCTCGATCGCGACGCTCGGCGTCGCCGCGGATAGCCTCGGTGAGACCGCGAGCGGTGCCGATTGA
- a CDS encoding type IV pilin N-terminal domain-containing protein, whose translation MIDGKSVRQKLIGDSDERAVSPVIGVILMVAITVILAAVIAAFVLDMGSNQSSPAQAGLDISNNSTWGYDVTVTSIGDSTDTIYCGGTSGNNTDSVGGTFQCAEGENIVATNDNGEETVIQTDI comes from the coding sequence ATGATAGATGGAAAATCCGTGCGGCAAAAGCTAATCGGCGATAGTGACGAAAGAGCAGTGAGTCCGGTTATCGGAGTTATCCTTATGGTCGCAATTACTGTGATCCTAGCGGCTGTGATCGCAGCATTTGTACTCGACATGGGTTCGAATCAGAGCTCCCCGGCCCAGGCAGGACTCGACATCTCGAACAATTCTACTTGGGGATACGACGTAACTGTGACCTCAATAGGTGACAGTACAGATACAATCTACTGTGGAGGCACCTCTGGTAACAACACAGACAGTGTTGGAGGCACATTCCAATGCGCAGAAGGAGAGAATATCGTTGCAACAAACGATAATGGTGAAGAGACAGTCATTCAAACCGATATCTGA
- a CDS encoding type IV pilin — MDLKQYRSKLVGDNEERAVSPVIGVILMVAITVILAAVIAAFVLDMGSNQSSPAQAGLDLSNNTSDTSSPGSYNVTITSMGDNTETVKCSDPEGQSADSVGNGFYCNKGANIIGVNDDGEENVLQTDI, encoded by the coding sequence ATGGATCTTAAACAATACCGTTCCAAACTGGTCGGAGATAATGAGGAAAGAGCAGTATCACCTGTCATAGGTGTTATTTTGATGGTAGCCATTACGGTCATTCTCGCGGCTGTAATCGCGGCATTCGTGCTGGACATGGGATCGAATCAGAGTTCGCCAGCTCAAGCAGGACTTGATCTCTCGAACAATACCAGTGACACGAGTAGTCCTGGTAGCTATAATGTGACAATTACCTCGATGGGCGACAACACTGAAACTGTCAAGTGTTCAGATCCAGAAGGTCAAAGTGCAGATAGTGTCGGCAATGGTTTCTATTGTAATAAGGGTGCGAATATCATCGGTGTCAACGATGACGGTGAAGAAAACGTCCTTCAGACGGATATCTAA